The Sporanaerobacter acetigenes DSM 13106 genome includes the window TCCTTGGATATACTTCCATCACTTATGACAGGAAGACAACGATACTCTGAATTTTGGAGACTAACAACAGTTGTCAATGTACGCACTGGATTTTTGTATTCATTCCTTGCAAATTCCTCACCACGTCTGCAAGTATTTCCTGTCACTTGGATTATTTCATCATTATCAATAGAAAGAGCTATTTGACAACTCAAAGGGCAAACAATACATGTATAATTTTTTGTTTCCATGTCTATTTCCCCTCCTCTACAATTTCTACAACAATTTGACCCTTATTTTCATAGTCTTTAAACTTTTCACTATCAAATTTCACCACTACCATTTCTGCCGGTCTAACTATTCTACGTTTTTCACTATAGATAAGCACCTTGTTTAAATATACATTCACAGTACATTTTGGAATGACCTTTTTAGTTCTCATATATAGGGATACCTTTTCCTCTAAATCCTCCAAATTTAATTTTGAAGGCACTACCAACGAAATATTTTCTCCAGCTGTTATTTCAATAGGCATTTCACTTGCTTTTTTCCCTTTTATATAATTTAAAGCTCCTCTGGCAGCCAATTCACCAGTTTCAGATACATAATCAACAAGGTCAAATACTGCCACCACATTGCCAGCTGCAAATATTCCAGGTATATTTGTCATCATATAGCTATCCAATTCAGGGCCTTTGGTCACTTGAGAAATCTTTACATTTGCTTTTCTACTCAATTCATTTTCAGGTATAAGTCCCACAGAAAGGACCAATAAATCGCAATCAATATATCTTTCTGTCCCCTTTATAGGCTCTAAATTTTTATCAACTTGTGCAACAGTTACTCCTTCAATCCTTTCATTTCCATGTATCTCAACTACTGTTGTAGATAGATGCAATGGAATATTGTAATCATTCAAACACTGAGCTATATTTCTATTTAGTCCTCCTGGATTTGCCATGACTTCATATACACCTTCCACCTCTATTCCTTCCCAAGTCATTCTCCTTGCCATTATAAGGCCTATATCTCCTGAACCCAATATGACTGCCTTTTTCCCAGGAAGTAAGCCTTCTACATTCATGTATCTTTGTACTGCACCAGCCGTAAGCACTCCTGATGGGCGAGTTCCCCAAATAAATACTTGATTTTTTGTCCTTTCTCGGCAACCCATAGCTAAAATAATTGCCTTTGTTTCTACTTTTATGACACCATCTTCTTTATTTACAGCATGAATAATTTTGTCCTCAGATATATCAAGTACCATAGTATTTAGTTTTACATCTATATCAGTCTTTTCTATTTCATCTATAAAATGTTGTGCATATTGAGGTCCAGACATCTGCCTTTTAAATCTGTGAAGGCCAAATCCATCGTGAATACACTGTTCTAATATACCGCCAAGTTCATCATTTCTTTCAAGTATCATCACATTTTCTATTCCCTGTCTTTTTGCCTCCAAAGCTGCTGCAAGGCCGGCTGGTCCTCCCCCAATCACTACTACGTCTCTATGAATAGTCTTCATATTTTTCCCTCCATTATCGTGATTTACTTTCAATGATATATGAGCCCTTGCCTTTTTGTGTGATTTCAGTAACATCCACGCCCAATTCACGAGCTAATATTTTGACAATCTTTGGCCCACAGAATCCACCCTGACAACGTCCCATACTCGCACGAGTACGACGCTTTATTGCATCTACAGTTGTGGCAGGAATTGGTGAATGAATAGCCTCAACAATTTCTGCTTCTGTAATAGTTTCACAACGGCAAACTACATGCCCATACAATGGATTTTCTTTAATCAATTTGTCTTGTTCTCCAAAAGACAATTTTCTAAATTGTACAGGTGGTTTTCTAATAGGATTATAATCTGGATTCTTTTCAATTCCTCCTGCATCTTTTAGAACTATGTTTTCCACCATCTCTGCAATTGCTGGAGCTGATGCAAGGCCTGGGGATTGAATTCCGGCAACATTTATAAATCCCTTTACTTTCTTTGACATACCTATGATGAAATCTTCCTTATAGTCTGCAGGACGTATCCCGCTAAAATATGTGATCACATCTCTTCTACTTATATGTTCCTCAACTCTCGCACCAGATTCAAAAGCATAGTCAAATTCAACCTTTGTCACAGTCAAATCTTCCTTATCCATTATTTCAGTAGCAGAAGGTCCCCACAATTGATTCCCTTCAGGAGTTTGTTGTGGCCCACCACCCTTTGACTCTTTATTTCTCTTACTGTTTACAAGTCCTGAAGAACGTGTAACCCCAGCTTTATTTTTATCAAATATCAATATAGTACCCCTTCTTGGATGCAGAGTGAAAAATTTATCTCCTGCCATTTCAGCAATATCATCTGCATAAATTCCAGCACAGTTTATCACATATTTTCCCTTAAAAATACCTTTATCTGTAATGACACCTGCGACTTTTCCATTATCCGTCATTACATCTACGACTTCTGTATTAAGATGAAATTTCACTCCATTGGTAGCCGCATTTTCCGCCAACGCAATGACAACTCCAAATCCATCTACATAAGCAGTAGTAGGAGTATATAATCCCATAAGAGGCTTTTTCTTTATATTTGGCTCCATTTTCATTACTTCTTCGCCCTTAAGCTTTTTCATATGGGGAACTCTGTTTAATTTTCCTGCTATACTTGCAAGTCTTACAATTTTCATATCTTCTTTGCTGTTGGCAAGTATTATAGAACCTGTCCTCTTAAATTCAAATCCCAATTCTTCCGCCCATTTAGTATACATTGCATTGCCCTTTACATTTAACTTTGCCTTAAGTGTTCCTGGATAAGCAGCATTCCCAGGATGAATCATACCATTGTTGGCCTTTGAAGCTCCTTCAGCCACATCTTCATGTTTTTCAAGCAAAACAATATTCAATTTATATTTAGAAAGTTCTCTTGCAATGCCACATCCAGTCACTCCACCGCCTATTATGATGACATCTGATTCATCTACAACTCCTATCTTTCTCCCTTTTTCTATAAGCTTCTTTTTATCCTTTTTAAGTACATTCGCACCCTTGACCCCTATATCATTGACAACTCCATATACTCCTTTGGTCTTTCCAGCAATATGTCCAATTTCAACAACCTGATCCCAACTATCTACCTCACCTTTAAGAAAAACCACCTTGTCTTCATTGACTTCAACTTCAATGTTGTATCGGGATAGTTTTTCATTTTGTTTTATTTTAGTTAAAATTTTATTCTTTATTTTCAATACCAAAACCCCCGTTCCTTTTTCAATGTACATTTTTATGTACTTTCATTGTACTACATAGTTCTTCGTACTTCAATAGATTTTTATAAAATTTTCTAAAAATTTAAATAAGTTTAAAATTTTGAAGTTTCCAATTGACATACATTATAAAATGAACTAGTATATATTATATATTTAGAGACACTAAACAATTTGTAGGAGATGATAATATGAATGAACAATTAGACAATGAACTTCTTACAGGAGATCTTCGAAAAAATCTCCTCAAAATGTCTATCCCTACTATGCTGGGATTTTTCCTTCAAGCAGTATATGATATAGTAGATATGATATGGATAGGTAGAATATCAGCTTCTGCTGTCGCCGGAGTGACAATTTTTTCTACAGTATTCTGGATGGTAGAAGTATTAAATGAAATAATAGGCACCAGTTCTATTTCTCTCATATCCCAAAACTATGGCATGGGAAATACAGAAAAGACAAGAAAGGTTGTTGAACAAACCCTTACTTTTAAAGCACTTGTCGCAATCATAGCAGCAGTATTTATGGCTTTTTTCTTAGAACCTCTTTTGGGATTTTTCACAAGTGAAAAAGAAGTTGTACAAGCTGCACTTGATTATGGATATATAAGGATATTCTTTTTACCTATAATGTTTTCTTCTTATTCTGTAAATACGGCTTTGAGATGCTTAGGAGATGCTAAAAGCCCTATGTACATAATGATAGCAGCTGCCATTACAAATATAATTTTGGACCCCTTGTTTATGTTTGAATACTTTCCTGGAACCAATATACCAGGACTTAATTTAGGTGTATTTGGAGCAGCATTGGCTACAGTTATTTCAACAGTAGTAGCTTTCAGCATAGGATTTGGAATGCTTCTTAAAGGAGATAAAAAAGTTAAAATTTCTATTAAAGGCCTATTTAGCTTGGATTGGGAAATAGATAAGAAACTACTGACTATAGGATTGCCTTCTGGTATAGAAATTCTTTCTAGAAACTTGGCAAGTATATTTACACTAAAATTTGTTTCCCTATATGGAACCAATACAGTGGCTGCCATGGGAATTGGCGGAAGATTATTTAACTTTGCATTTATGCCCATAATGGGAATAGTCATGGGAAGCAGTACCATTGTAGGTCAATGTTTAGGTGCAAATGATATAAAAAGGGCCAAAGATACAGCAAAGTTTTCTGCACTGTTTAACTTCGTCATGATGGGTATTCTTTCAATCATAGCTATTATATTTCCTAAACAATTGATGAAAATATTCATAGATGATGTAAATGTAATAGAAGTTGGAAAATCTATGATTCAAATAATGATACCTGCATTAGCCTTTGGTGGAGCTGCTATGGGACTGGGTTCAGTTTTCGCTGGTTCAGGTCACAATACTCCTTTTTTATTGTCTAGTTTGGTATCTAGATGGGGAGTACAAGTACCACTCATTTTCTTAGCCACAAAAGTATTCCATCTATCAGTAATATACGTATGGATTAGTTTTTTAGTTGCAGATGCTATGGAAATGTTAATAGTATTTATCGCCTATAAAAGAGGAACTTGGGAAAATAAAAGAGTTTCATAATTTAAAACACTCCTCAAACTATGAGTTTAAGGAGTGTTTATTTATTATAATCTATTCACTGCTTCTTCTATTCTCTTTAGCCCTTCCTTAAGAGTTGAGCGAGGACATCCTATATTTAATCGTACAAAACTTCCACATCTTCTAGAAAAATTAGATCCTAAATTGACTCCAACTTTAGCTTCATTCGCAAAAAAGTCCATGAGTTGCTCCCCTTCTAAACCCAATCCACTACAATCAAGCCATACAAGATAGGTAGCTTCAGGCCTAATTGGCACAATTTGGGGTATTTTTTCTTCAAAATATTTCATGAGAAAATTTAAATTATCTTCAAGATACACCAAAAGTTCTTCCAGCCATTCTTCACCATTTCTATAGGCTACTTCCAAGGCAATACTTCCAAATATATTTCCACCATCTATATGTAAAGTCTCCAGTGTATTGTTAAACATACTTCTAATTCTTTTATTAGGTATGATAATAGCTGAGGTAGAGAGTCCTGCAAGGCTGAAAGTCTTACTTGGAGAAATACAAGTTACTGTGCACTGGGCCAATTCTTCTGACAATGAAGCTATTGGAATATGCTTATGTCCACTATATATAATATCAGAATGTATTTCATCAGAAACAATAAGTATATTGTTTTCTACACATATTCTGCCTAATTCCAACAACTCTTCTTTGCTCCAAGATCTACCTGTTGGGTTGTGAGGATTACACAATAAAAACATTTTCACCCTATTGTCAAATTCACCACTATCTTGTATGCATATTTGCTCTCTCAACTTGTCCAAATCCATATGATAATGATTGTCTTTTAAAATAAGTTCATTGTCTACCTTGATTCTGCCATTAGCTTCTACTACTGATTGAAATGGAGGATAAATTGGAGATTGTATGACCACTTTATCTCCAGGACGTGTAAATGTATTAACACACATGCTCAAGGCAGGTACAATACCAGGACTAAATGTTATCCATTCACTATCTATATCCCATCCATGCCTTTTTTTAACCCAATCTACTACAGTTTCATTGTAGGATTGTCCTCTGTATGTATAGCCATATATGCCATGTTCAAGTCTCTTTCTCATAGCTTCTATAACTTCTATGGGAGCCTTAAAATCCGTATCGGCAACCCACATGGGGACTATATCATCTCTACCAAATACATCCTTGCAGTCGTCCCATTTCGAACTATTGGTGCCTCTTCTGTCTATAACTTCATCAAAATCATAGTTCATTTTTCTTCCTCCTATCATCTTGTTTATTTATGCTATTTTCTTTATACATCTTCTTTACCACAATTATATTATAACAAAGTTTCATCTGTGAAAATAAAAAATTTGATACACTAACTTGTCAAACTTATGTAGAAAAATAATTATTTAAGTGTTAGAATATTTTTACTTGACAGATAAGGGGGTTTTATTTATGGAAAAGATAAACGTAGCACATTTAGTTAAATCTGAAGATTTAAATCATCATGGTACATTATTTGCTGGCAGAATGGCTGAATGGTTTGTAGAAGCTTGCTTTATTTGTGCAGCAAAAGTCACAGAAAAACCTCAAAATGTGGTCTGCGTCAATATACACGGTCTCACTTTCACCCAGCCTGGAAACAAAGGAGACATCATAAACATGGAAACTTCAGTTGCTAAAGCTGGAAGAACTAGTTTTACAGTATATGGCAAAATCACAAAAAACAATTCAGAACGTATTGTTTCAGATGGATTTGTAACTTTTGTATTCGTAGATGAAAATGGCAAAACTACTCCCCACAATATCACTATGGATGAAGCAAAAAGTAGTGAAGAAATAGCTATTAGAGAAAGAGCAAAAAATTTAAGATAAAAATAAAGATTATGAAAGTTTCATTAAAAAATAGTAGCTGATAAAGCTACTATTTTTTATACTCTACACATTAGTATAATCTTTTTTCAATTTGTTCATATATTTTATAATTGTTTTCATTAAAATAAAACTGCATTCTCTATAAACATAAAATAATTTGACTCTGAACATCCAGCAGAAATTTTGTCTTTCAAATTTCTTGTGAAATTATGCATGCACCAAATTTTCTTCCTTTACATACCACTTACTTTGGGCTTGAAACATTTCGGCATATTTGCCCTTTTTATTTATCAGTTCTTCATGATTTCCTATTTCAACTATTCGTCCTTTATCCATGACAACTATTCTGTCTGCTATCTTTGCAGAACCTAATCTATGAGTTACTATGATTGCGGTATTTCCTTCGGACATCTCTGCAAATTTTCGGTATATTTTCGTCTCTTCTACGGGATCTATTGCTGCTGTAGGTTCATCAAGAACTATCATATTGTGAATTCTGTAAAATCCTCTTGCTATTGCTATCCTCTGCCACTGGCCTCCCGACAAATCCACCCCGTCAAATTCACGGGAAAGCATCGTTTCATACCCTTTGGGAAACTTCTCCTCATTGACTTCCAAATCAGCTTTCAATGCCGCTTCTTTTAATGCTTTCTGTTCAGCCTCATAACTTTTCTGAGAGCCATTCTCTAACGAACTTATGGAGATATTTTCTTTAAGTGTCATTTGATATTTCTGATATTTTTGAAACACCGCCGAGGTATTTCCATAAAGGGTTTCAAAGGAAGCTTC containing:
- a CDS encoding FAD-dependent oxidoreductase, with translation MKIKNKILTKIKQNEKLSRYNIEVEVNEDKVVFLKGEVDSWDQVVEIGHIAGKTKGVYGVVNDIGVKGANVLKKDKKKLIEKGRKIGVVDESDVIIIGGGVTGCGIARELSKYKLNIVLLEKHEDVAEGASKANNGMIHPGNAAYPGTLKAKLNVKGNAMYTKWAEELGFEFKRTGSIILANSKEDMKIVRLASIAGKLNRVPHMKKLKGEEVMKMEPNIKKKPLMGLYTPTTAYVDGFGVVIALAENAATNGVKFHLNTEVVDVMTDNGKVAGVITDKGIFKGKYVINCAGIYADDIAEMAGDKFFTLHPRRGTILIFDKNKAGVTRSSGLVNSKRNKESKGGGPQQTPEGNQLWGPSATEIMDKEDLTVTKVEFDYAFESGARVEEHISRRDVITYFSGIRPADYKEDFIIGMSKKVKGFINVAGIQSPGLASAPAIAEMVENIVLKDAGGIEKNPDYNPIRKPPVQFRKLSFGEQDKLIKENPLYGHVVCRCETITEAEIVEAIHSPIPATTVDAIKRRTRASMGRCQGGFCGPKIVKILARELGVDVTEITQKGKGSYIIESKSR
- a CDS encoding MalY/PatB family protein, with protein sequence MNYDFDEVIDRRGTNSSKWDDCKDVFGRDDIVPMWVADTDFKAPIEVIEAMRKRLEHGIYGYTYRGQSYNETVVDWVKKRHGWDIDSEWITFSPGIVPALSMCVNTFTRPGDKVVIQSPIYPPFQSVVEANGRIKVDNELILKDNHYHMDLDKLREQICIQDSGEFDNRVKMFLLCNPHNPTGRSWSKEELLELGRICVENNILIVSDEIHSDIIYSGHKHIPIASLSEELAQCTVTCISPSKTFSLAGLSTSAIIIPNKRIRSMFNNTLETLHIDGGNIFGSIALEVAYRNGEEWLEELLVYLEDNLNFLMKYFEEKIPQIVPIRPEATYLVWLDCSGLGLEGEQLMDFFANEAKVGVNLGSNFSRRCGSFVRLNIGCPRSTLKEGLKRIEEAVNRL
- a CDS encoding MATE family efflux transporter, translating into MNEQLDNELLTGDLRKNLLKMSIPTMLGFFLQAVYDIVDMIWIGRISASAVAGVTIFSTVFWMVEVLNEIIGTSSISLISQNYGMGNTEKTRKVVEQTLTFKALVAIIAAVFMAFFLEPLLGFFTSEKEVVQAALDYGYIRIFFLPIMFSSYSVNTALRCLGDAKSPMYIMIAAAITNIILDPLFMFEYFPGTNIPGLNLGVFGAALATVISTVVAFSIGFGMLLKGDKKVKISIKGLFSLDWEIDKKLLTIGLPSGIEILSRNLASIFTLKFVSLYGTNTVAAMGIGGRLFNFAFMPIMGIVMGSSTIVGQCLGANDIKRAKDTAKFSALFNFVMMGILSIIAIIFPKQLMKIFIDDVNVIEVGKSMIQIMIPALAFGGAAMGLGSVFAGSGHNTPFLLSSLVSRWGVQVPLIFLATKVFHLSVIYVWISFLVADAMEMLIVFIAYKRGTWENKRVS
- a CDS encoding NAD(P)/FAD-dependent oxidoreductase, which produces MKTIHRDVVVIGGGPAGLAAALEAKRQGIENVMILERNDELGGILEQCIHDGFGLHRFKRQMSGPQYAQHFIDEIEKTDIDVKLNTMVLDISEDKIIHAVNKEDGVIKVETKAIILAMGCRERTKNQVFIWGTRPSGVLTAGAVQRYMNVEGLLPGKKAVILGSGDIGLIMARRMTWEGIEVEGVYEVMANPGGLNRNIAQCLNDYNIPLHLSTTVVEIHGNERIEGVTVAQVDKNLEPIKGTERYIDCDLLVLSVGLIPENELSRKANVKISQVTKGPELDSYMMTNIPGIFAAGNVVAVFDLVDYVSETGELAARGALNYIKGKKASEMPIEITAGENISLVVPSKLNLEDLEEKVSLYMRTKKVIPKCTVNVYLNKVLIYSEKRRIVRPAEMVVVKFDSEKFKDYENKGQIVVEIVEEGK
- a CDS encoding DUF1667 domain-containing protein yields the protein METKNYTCIVCPLSCQIALSIDNDEIIQVTGNTCRRGEEFARNEYKNPVRTLTTVVSLQNSEYRCLPVISDGSISKDKLMECLEFLKNIKVSAPVSGGDVIVEDILSTGVNIIAAKTIK
- a CDS encoding acyl-CoA thioesterase: MEKINVAHLVKSEDLNHHGTLFAGRMAEWFVEACFICAAKVTEKPQNVVCVNIHGLTFTQPGNKGDIINMETSVAKAGRTSFTVYGKITKNNSERIVSDGFVTFVFVDENGKTTPHNITMDEAKSSEEIAIRERAKNLR